One stretch of Anguilla anguilla isolate fAngAng1 chromosome 5, fAngAng1.pri, whole genome shotgun sequence DNA includes these proteins:
- the LOC118226799 gene encoding lysoplasmalogenase-like protein TMEM86A isoform X1 has product MVSPVSVVKNEGPKLLPFFKAICMYFALWLPTSSPSWISALVKCLPILCLWAFLLAHGTRFLLARSAARKILAGLVFSVLGDVFLVWQEDGYFSHGLLMFAVAHVLYSSAFGMRPLNPLAGVVVAFLSLLSYTILYPCLFGPFTYLVGVYVALIGLMGWRAVAGVQLANDLWTWTRLSACLGAGFFIVSDLTIAVDKFCFPVPNSRAIVMGTYYAAQMLIALSAVECQEAEASRKRG; this is encoded by the exons ATGGTTTCCCCGGTCTCAGTG GTGAAGAACGAGGGCCCCAAACTGCTGCCCTTCTTCAAGGCCATCTGCATGTACTTCGCCCTGTGGCTGCCCACCTCCAGCCCGTCTTGGATCAGTGCGCTGGTCAAGTGCCTCCCCATCCTCTGCCTGTGGGCCTTCCTCCTCGCCCACGGCACCCGCTTCCTGCTGGCCCGCTCCGCCGCCCGCAAGATTTTGGCCGGCCTGGTCTTTTCCGTGCTGGGCGACGTCTTTCTGGTCTGGCAGGAGGATGGCTACTTCAGTCACG GGCTGCTGATGTTCGCTGTCGCCCACGTCCTGTATTCCTCTGCTTTTGGGATGAGACCCCTGAACCCACTGGCAGGGGTGGTGGTGGCCTTCCTGTCCCTGCTCAGCTACACCATCCTGTACCCGTGCCTGTTCGGGCCATTCACCTACCTGGTGGGCGTGTACGTCGCGCTGATTGGCCTCATGGGCTGGCGGGCCGTGGCCGGGGTTCAGCTGGCCAATGACCTGTGGACGTGGACCCGCCTGTCAGCCTGCCTGGGGGCGGGGTTCTTCATTGTCTCCGACCTCACCATCGCCGTGGACAAGTTCTGCTTCCCTGTGCCCAACTCACGCGCCATCGTCATGGGGACCTACTACGCCGCGCAGATGCTGATCGCCCTGTCTGCTGTGGAGTGCCAGGAGGCAGAGGCATCGCGGAAGAGGGGATGA
- the LOC118226799 gene encoding lysoplasmalogenase-like protein TMEM86A isoform X2 — protein sequence MYFALWLPTSSPSWISALVKCLPILCLWAFLLAHGTRFLLARSAARKILAGLVFSVLGDVFLVWQEDGYFSHGLLMFAVAHVLYSSAFGMRPLNPLAGVVVAFLSLLSYTILYPCLFGPFTYLVGVYVALIGLMGWRAVAGVQLANDLWTWTRLSACLGAGFFIVSDLTIAVDKFCFPVPNSRAIVMGTYYAAQMLIALSAVECQEAEASRKRG from the exons ATGTACTTCGCCCTGTGGCTGCCCACCTCCAGCCCGTCTTGGATCAGTGCGCTGGTCAAGTGCCTCCCCATCCTCTGCCTGTGGGCCTTCCTCCTCGCCCACGGCACCCGCTTCCTGCTGGCCCGCTCCGCCGCCCGCAAGATTTTGGCCGGCCTGGTCTTTTCCGTGCTGGGCGACGTCTTTCTGGTCTGGCAGGAGGATGGCTACTTCAGTCACG GGCTGCTGATGTTCGCTGTCGCCCACGTCCTGTATTCCTCTGCTTTTGGGATGAGACCCCTGAACCCACTGGCAGGGGTGGTGGTGGCCTTCCTGTCCCTGCTCAGCTACACCATCCTGTACCCGTGCCTGTTCGGGCCATTCACCTACCTGGTGGGCGTGTACGTCGCGCTGATTGGCCTCATGGGCTGGCGGGCCGTGGCCGGGGTTCAGCTGGCCAATGACCTGTGGACGTGGACCCGCCTGTCAGCCTGCCTGGGGGCGGGGTTCTTCATTGTCTCCGACCTCACCATCGCCGTGGACAAGTTCTGCTTCCCTGTGCCCAACTCACGCGCCATCGTCATGGGGACCTACTACGCCGCGCAGATGCTGATCGCCCTGTCTGCTGTGGAGTGCCAGGAGGCAGAGGCATCGCGGAAGAGGGGATGA